Proteins from one Paraburkholderia sp. BL10I2N1 genomic window:
- a CDS encoding 3-deoxy-7-phosphoheptulonate synthase yields the protein MSRIDNPLHDQEAGCVDSTQDTTRIDDVRIGAVRPLISPALLQDELPVPPTVQTLVENSRSAIADVLHGRDDRLVAIVGPCSIHDHDQAIEYAHRLKVAADALREDLLIVMRVYFEKPRTTVGWKGYINDPQLDGSFRINEGLRRARELLLEISGLGLPTATEFLDLLSPQYIADLIAWGAIGARTTESQSHRQLASGLSCPIGFKNGTDGGVQIAADAIVAARASHAFMGMTKMGMAAIFETRGNDDAHVILRGGKKGPNFDSAGVEASCAALRELGLREQVMVDCSHANSGKSHLRQIDVSQDLARQLSQGEQRIIGVMIESHLEEGRQDLKSGVPLRYGVSITDACLSWAQTAPVLDALAHAVRERRTR from the coding sequence TTGAGCCGCATTGACAATCCCTTGCACGATCAGGAGGCCGGGTGTGTCGACTCGACCCAGGACACCACCCGTATCGACGACGTCCGCATCGGTGCGGTACGTCCGCTGATCTCGCCTGCGCTCCTGCAGGACGAACTGCCTGTCCCGCCGACAGTTCAGACGCTCGTCGAGAACAGCCGCTCGGCGATCGCGGATGTCCTTCATGGCCGCGACGACCGGCTCGTCGCCATCGTCGGCCCGTGCTCGATCCATGACCATGACCAGGCGATCGAATATGCGCACCGCCTGAAAGTGGCCGCCGATGCGCTGCGGGAAGACCTGCTGATCGTCATGCGCGTCTACTTTGAAAAGCCGCGCACGACGGTGGGATGGAAAGGTTATATCAACGACCCGCAGCTCGACGGCAGCTTTCGCATCAACGAAGGCCTGCGTCGCGCGCGCGAACTGCTGCTCGAAATCAGCGGCCTCGGCTTGCCCACCGCCACGGAATTTCTCGACCTGCTGAGTCCGCAATACATCGCTGACCTGATCGCCTGGGGGGCCATCGGCGCGCGGACCACCGAAAGCCAGAGCCATCGCCAGCTTGCGTCGGGCCTGAGCTGCCCAATCGGCTTCAAGAACGGCACCGATGGCGGCGTCCAGATCGCTGCGGATGCGATCGTCGCCGCGCGCGCGAGCCATGCCTTCATGGGCATGACGAAGATGGGCATGGCGGCGATTTTCGAAACGCGCGGCAACGACGACGCCCACGTGATCCTGCGTGGCGGCAAGAAGGGGCCTAATTTCGACAGTGCGGGCGTCGAGGCAAGCTGCGCGGCGCTTCGCGAACTGGGCCTGCGCGAGCAGGTGATGGTCGATTGCTCCCATGCGAACTCGGGAAAGTCGCATCTGCGCCAGATCGATGTCTCGCAGGATCTCGCCCGGCAACTGTCGCAGGGCGAACAACGCATCATCGGCGTGATGATCGAAAGCCATCTCGAAGAGGGCCGTCAGGACCTGAAGTCCGGTGTGCCGTTGCGGTACGGCGTGTCCATTACCGATGCCTGCCTGTCGTGGGCGCAGACAGCGCCCGTGCTGGATGCGCTGGCGCACGCCGTGCGCGAGCGGCGCACTCGCTGA
- a CDS encoding glutathione S-transferase, with product MQLIGMMDSPYVRRVAISLAVLGLPFEHRSVSVFRQFDEFAKINPVVKAPTFIEDDGTQLVDSTLILDHLDHKVAPARRLMPEDPKARLQALRIIGFALAATEKVMQNVYERNLRPAERQHEPWVERVQTQMHAAFGILEELIAGKAGWLCGDRLMQPDITLAVAWRFTQFMLGEIVDPARYPALAAFSARAEALPEFVATPLE from the coding sequence ATGCAGTTGATCGGCATGATGGATTCTCCTTACGTTCGCCGCGTGGCCATTTCGCTCGCGGTGCTCGGTCTTCCGTTCGAACATCGGAGCGTGTCGGTGTTTCGCCAGTTCGACGAATTCGCGAAGATCAATCCCGTGGTCAAGGCGCCCACCTTCATCGAGGACGACGGCACCCAGTTGGTCGATTCCACGCTGATCCTCGATCACCTCGACCATAAGGTCGCCCCGGCGCGGCGGCTGATGCCGGAAGACCCGAAGGCGCGCCTGCAGGCATTGCGCATCATCGGTTTCGCGCTTGCCGCGACGGAGAAGGTCATGCAGAACGTGTACGAACGCAATCTGCGGCCGGCGGAGCGACAGCACGAGCCGTGGGTCGAGCGCGTCCAGACGCAGATGCACGCCGCGTTCGGGATTCTCGAGGAACTGATCGCCGGCAAGGCGGGCTGGCTCTGCGGCGACCGGCTGATGCAGCCGGACATTACGCTGGCGGTCGCCTGGCGTTTTACGCAGTTCATGCTCGGGGAGATCGTCGATCCGGCCCGTTATCCGGCGCTCGCCGCGTTTTCTGCCCGCGCCGAGGCGTTGCCGGAGTTCGTCGCGACCCCGCTCGAATGA
- a CDS encoding FAD-containing oxidoreductase yields the protein MPQHFDAIVIGTGQGGAPLAVRLGEHGRKTAVIERARFGGTCVNVGCMPTKSYVASARTAHVARHAAAYGVQIAGDISVDLARVKARKDEIIGPSRSGVEKWLRGADNVSVFTGHARFTSAHALRIEAHNGQPAQELEAPHIFINTGTRAVVPPLPGIEGVRYFTNSTLLDLTTLPEHLVVVGASYVALEFAQVFRRFGSRVTVIVRGERVLAREDADLAKGVQDVLQREGVEFRFGADPARLEPLGGDGTAARIHFAGDAPALDASHLLFATGRRPNTDDLGLEDASIATDKHGIIPVDGELRTSVPGVWAIGDVNGRGAFTHTSYDDFQIVTANLFEDGKRSVDERIMVHAVFVDPPLARVGLSEADVRKTGKKALIARMPMSRVGRARERGETDGFMKVLVDADTKKILGAAILGIEGDEAIHTFVDIMAAGAPYTTLQRAMHIHPTISELIPTLLDGLAPLV from the coding sequence ATGCCCCAGCATTTCGACGCAATTGTGATCGGCACCGGCCAGGGCGGCGCGCCGCTGGCGGTCCGCCTTGGTGAACATGGCCGCAAGACGGCCGTCATCGAGCGTGCGCGGTTCGGCGGCACGTGTGTGAATGTCGGCTGCATGCCGACCAAGTCCTACGTGGCAAGCGCCCGTACCGCGCATGTCGCGCGCCACGCGGCGGCGTACGGCGTCCAGATTGCCGGAGACATCTCGGTGGACCTCGCGCGGGTCAAGGCGCGCAAGGACGAGATCATCGGCCCTTCGCGCAGCGGCGTCGAAAAATGGCTGCGCGGGGCGGACAACGTCAGCGTGTTCACCGGTCACGCCCGCTTTACCAGCGCGCACGCGCTGCGCATCGAAGCGCACAACGGCCAGCCCGCGCAGGAACTCGAAGCCCCCCATATCTTCATCAACACCGGGACACGGGCGGTCGTTCCGCCGCTTCCGGGCATCGAAGGTGTCCGCTATTTCACCAACTCGACGCTGCTCGATCTCACCACCTTGCCCGAGCACCTCGTGGTGGTGGGTGCGAGCTACGTGGCGCTCGAATTCGCCCAGGTGTTTCGCCGCTTCGGCAGCCGCGTGACCGTGATCGTTCGCGGCGAGCGCGTGCTTGCCCGCGAGGACGCCGATCTCGCCAAAGGGGTGCAGGACGTGCTCCAGCGCGAAGGCGTCGAGTTTCGCTTCGGCGCCGATCCGGCGCGCCTTGAGCCGCTTGGTGGCGACGGCACCGCCGCGCGCATCCATTTCGCGGGCGACGCGCCTGCACTCGACGCCTCGCATCTGCTGTTCGCAACCGGCCGCCGTCCGAACACCGATGATCTCGGTCTGGAAGATGCGAGCATCGCAACGGACAAGCACGGCATCATCCCTGTCGACGGCGAACTGCGCACCAGCGTGCCGGGCGTCTGGGCCATCGGCGACGTCAACGGACGGGGTGCTTTCACGCACACCTCATACGACGATTTCCAGATCGTCACGGCCAATCTGTTCGAGGACGGCAAGCGCAGTGTCGATGAGCGGATCATGGTGCATGCGGTATTCGTCGACCCGCCACTTGCGCGTGTCGGGCTCTCCGAAGCGGACGTGCGCAAGACAGGCAAAAAGGCGCTGATCGCGAGGATGCCGATGTCGCGTGTTGGCCGCGCGCGCGAACGCGGCGAGACCGATGGTTTCATGAAAGTGCTGGTGGACGCCGACACGAAAAAGATTCTCGGCGCCGCGATTCTCGGCATCGAAGGCGACGAAGCGATTCACACGTTCGTCGACATCATGGCCGCCGGCGCGCCGTACACCACGTTGCAGCGCGCAATGCACATTCACCCGACGATCAGCGAACTGATTCCAACGCTGCTCGATGGCCTCGCGCCCCTCGTCTGA
- a CDS encoding cupin domain-containing protein, whose amino-acid sequence MSIHYLHGGGPKPDFGNLFGVDGPQSPDERFDTLAVGKGVRVERIVSTGQASPEGFWYDNPHEEWVVLLSGGAALEFEAETEHRTMQPGDYVRIPAHCRHRVAWTHAGEPTFWLAIHYENAAAGAR is encoded by the coding sequence ATGTCGATCCACTATCTCCACGGTGGCGGACCGAAGCCTGACTTCGGCAACCTTTTCGGCGTCGATGGCCCACAGTCGCCTGACGAGCGTTTCGATACGCTGGCCGTGGGGAAGGGCGTGCGCGTCGAGCGGATCGTGTCGACCGGGCAGGCAAGTCCGGAAGGCTTCTGGTACGACAATCCGCACGAAGAATGGGTCGTGCTGCTGTCGGGCGGGGCGGCGCTCGAGTTCGAAGCCGAGACCGAGCACCGTACGATGCAGCCTGGCGACTACGTCCGCATCCCCGCGCATTGCCGGCACCGGGTGGCGTGGACGCATGCGGGCGAACCGACATTCTGGCTTGCGATTCACTACGAGAACGCAGCAGCCGGGGCGCGCTGA
- a CDS encoding TMEM175 family protein — MGKGRVEAFSDGVIAIIITIMVLELKVPEGVDLTALRPLIPIFLAYVLSFIYVGIYWNNHHHMFHAVQKVNGAVLWANLHLLFWLSLLPAVTHWIGESHLSAWPTAMYGIVLFMAAISYFILTHVLINHHGPNSPLAKAMGRDFKGKLSVAIYLAGVVLAFFVPWISVALYTLAAAIWLVPDTRVERMLES; from the coding sequence ATGGGTAAGGGACGCGTCGAAGCCTTCAGCGATGGTGTGATCGCCATCATCATCACCATCATGGTCCTCGAACTGAAGGTGCCGGAAGGCGTCGATCTGACGGCGTTGCGTCCACTTATCCCGATCTTTCTCGCGTATGTGCTGAGCTTCATCTACGTCGGCATTTACTGGAACAATCACCACCACATGTTCCACGCTGTGCAGAAGGTAAACGGCGCGGTGTTGTGGGCCAATCTTCATCTGCTGTTCTGGCTGTCGCTGCTGCCGGCGGTGACGCACTGGATCGGCGAAAGCCATCTGTCGGCGTGGCCGACCGCGATGTACGGCATCGTGCTCTTCATGGCGGCGATCTCATACTTCATCCTCACGCATGTCCTGATCAACCATCACGGACCGAACTCTCCATTGGCCAAAGCGATGGGGCGCGATTTCAAGGGCAAGCTGTCGGTTGCCATCTATCTGGCTGGCGTTGTGCTGGCGTTCTTCGTGCCGTGGATTTCCGTCGCGCTCTATACGCTTGCTGCAGCGATCTGGCTTGTGCCGGACACACGCGTCGAACGTATGCTGGAGTCTTGA
- a CDS encoding metallophosphoesterase family protein has product MPLRPTISRIGLISDTHNLVRPEALAWLAGCDAIIHAGDICGQPVLDALAPLAPLTVVRGNNDVGAWADPLPTHATLTVQHVKILVVHDIADLRVDPRVEGLGVVVTGHSHKPLVEERDGVLFVNPGSAGPRRFKLPVSAGMLVIDGKRAEASLHRLIE; this is encoded by the coding sequence ATGCCTCTACGTCCCACGATTTCCCGCATCGGACTCATCTCCGATACGCACAATCTGGTTCGTCCGGAAGCTCTGGCCTGGCTGGCGGGTTGCGACGCGATCATCCATGCCGGCGATATCTGCGGTCAGCCTGTGCTCGATGCACTCGCGCCGCTCGCGCCGCTTACTGTCGTGCGTGGCAATAACGACGTCGGCGCCTGGGCCGACCCGCTGCCCACGCATGCAACGCTTACCGTGCAACACGTGAAGATTCTCGTCGTTCACGATATCGCCGATCTACGCGTCGATCCGCGCGTCGAGGGCCTGGGCGTTGTGGTGACGGGGCATTCGCACAAGCCACTTGTCGAAGAACGCGATGGCGTGCTCTTCGTCAACCCGGGCAGTGCAGGTCCGAGGCGCTTCAAGCTGCCTGTATCGGCGGGCATGCTCGTGATCGACGGCAAGCGTGCCGAAGCGTCGCTTCATCGGTTGATCGAATGA
- the proP gene encoding glycine betaine/L-proline transporter ProP: MTASSNGSSRHHTKEHSLTLDDITIVDKSLLKRAVGAMALGNAMEWFDFGVYSYIAVTLGKVFFPSSNPSAQLIATFGTFAAAFLVRPVGGMVFGPLGDRIGRQRVLAMTMIMMALGTFAIGLIPGYATIGIFAPVLLLVARLVQGFSTGGEYGGAATFIAEFSTDRKRGFMGSFLEFGTLIGYVLGAGTVALLTATLSHDALLSWGWRVPFLIAGPLGLVGLYIRMKLEETPAFRKQAEQREAEDKATPKQSFRQLLVQHWKPLLLCVGLVLIFNVTDYMALSYLPSYLSATLHFNETHGLFLVLLVMLIMMPMTLFAGRLSDTIGRKPVMLAGCVGLLVLSIPSLLLIRTGGLLPVFAGLLILGVLLSCFTGVMPSALPALFPTKIRYGALAIGFNISVSLFGGTTPLVTAWLVDSTGNLMMPAYYLMGASLIGIVSVLALGETARKPLLGSAPCVATRAEAHAVLRGEREAAEMEEEYASVATARA, translated from the coding sequence TTGACCGCTTCCAGCAACGGCTCCTCGCGACATCACACAAAAGAACACAGCCTCACCCTCGACGACATCACGATCGTCGACAAATCCCTTCTGAAGCGTGCCGTCGGCGCAATGGCGCTCGGCAACGCGATGGAATGGTTCGACTTCGGCGTGTACAGCTATATCGCCGTCACGCTCGGCAAGGTGTTCTTCCCGTCGAGCAACCCGTCCGCGCAGCTGATCGCGACCTTCGGCACGTTTGCCGCGGCGTTTCTCGTGCGGCCGGTGGGCGGCATGGTGTTCGGGCCGCTCGGCGACCGCATCGGCCGTCAGCGCGTGCTCGCGATGACGATGATCATGATGGCGCTCGGCACCTTCGCGATCGGCCTGATCCCGGGCTACGCGACGATCGGCATCTTCGCGCCGGTCCTGCTGCTCGTCGCGCGTCTCGTGCAGGGCTTCTCGACCGGCGGCGAGTACGGCGGCGCGGCGACCTTCATCGCGGAGTTCTCGACGGATCGCAAGCGCGGCTTCATGGGCAGCTTCCTCGAGTTCGGCACGTTGATCGGCTACGTGCTCGGCGCGGGCACGGTGGCGCTACTGACCGCAACGCTGTCGCACGACGCGCTACTGTCGTGGGGCTGGCGTGTGCCGTTCCTGATCGCGGGTCCGCTGGGTCTGGTCGGCCTTTATATCCGGATGAAGCTCGAAGAGACGCCAGCGTTCAGAAAGCAGGCCGAACAGCGCGAAGCCGAAGACAAGGCGACGCCCAAGCAGTCGTTCCGCCAGCTGCTCGTGCAGCACTGGAAGCCTCTCTTGCTGTGCGTGGGTCTCGTGCTGATCTTCAACGTCACCGACTACATGGCGCTGTCGTATCTGCCGAGCTATCTGTCGGCGACACTGCATTTCAACGAAACGCACGGCCTCTTCCTCGTGCTGCTCGTGATGCTGATCATGATGCCGATGACGCTGTTTGCCGGCCGCCTGTCGGATACGATCGGCCGCAAGCCGGTGATGCTGGCGGGTTGCGTGGGGTTGCTGGTGCTGTCGATCCCGTCGCTGCTGCTGATCCGCACGGGCGGGTTGCTGCCGGTGTTCGCAGGCCTGCTGATTCTCGGTGTGCTGCTGTCGTGCTTCACGGGTGTAATGCCGTCGGCGCTGCCGGCCCTCTTCCCGACGAAGATCCGTTACGGCGCGCTCGCGATCGGCTTCAACATCTCCGTGTCGCTATTTGGCGGTACCACGCCGCTCGTGACCGCATGGCTCGTCGACTCGACCGGCAACCTGATGATGCCCGCTTACTACCTGATGGGCGCATCGCTGATCGGGATCGTGTCGGTACTCGCGCTAGGCGAGACGGCGCGCAAGCCGCTGCTGGGTTCGGCTCCGTGCGTGGCGACGCGTGCGGAAGCGCACGCGGTGCTGCGTGGCGAACGTGAAGCCGCGGAGATGGAAGAAGAATATGCATCGGTAGCGACCGCGCGGGCTTGA
- a CDS encoding oxidative damage protection protein, whose translation MTRTVQCAKLGKEAEGLDFPPLPGELGKRIYESISKEAWQAWLKQQTMLINENRLNMADPRARQYLMKQTEKFFFGEGADQASGYVPPSQG comes from the coding sequence ATGACTCGTACGGTTCAATGCGCAAAGCTCGGCAAGGAAGCCGAAGGCCTCGATTTCCCGCCGCTGCCCGGCGAACTCGGCAAGCGCATTTACGAAAGCATTTCGAAGGAAGCCTGGCAGGCGTGGCTCAAGCAGCAAACGATGCTGATCAACGAAAACCGCCTGAACATGGCCGATCCGCGCGCGCGCCAGTATCTGATGAAGCAGACCGAGAAGTTCTTCTTCGGCGAAGGCGCCGATCAGGCTTCGGGTTACGTGCCGCCGTCGCAAGGTTGA
- the argA gene encoding amino-acid N-acetyltransferase, whose protein sequence is MNSQTDLVPPPASAPATSGTAEDLAQHAQFVDWMRSVAPYIHAFRNKTFVVGFGGEVVHQGLLNALVSDIALLQAMGIQIVLVHGSRPQVEEQMSLHGVESEFSHGMRITDARALESAKEAAGEVRLDIEAAISQGLPNTPMAHAHISVVSGNFVTARPVGILDGVDFAHTGVVRKIDADSIRHSLASRKLVLLSPLGFSPTGEAFNLAMEDVASAAAIALRADKIVFLTETPGLMDESGSLIRELSLDDAYKLHESGELQGDEAFYLKHSIRACRGGVARAHIVPYALDGSLLLELFLHDGVGTMISYENLESLREATPDDVGGILTLIEPLESDGTLVRRGRHQIERDIDHFSVIEHDGVLFGCAALYPYTQERIGEMACLTVAPEAQGSGDGERLLKRIEQRARARGLTRIFVLTTRTEHWFLKRGFVKATVDDLPEDRRRLYNWQRKSLVLMKQL, encoded by the coding sequence ATGAATTCCCAAACCGACCTCGTCCCCCCGCCCGCGAGCGCTCCGGCCACGTCCGGCACCGCGGAAGACCTCGCACAGCATGCGCAATTCGTCGACTGGATGCGTTCGGTCGCGCCTTACATTCACGCGTTCCGCAACAAGACGTTTGTCGTCGGTTTTGGCGGCGAGGTGGTGCACCAGGGTCTTCTGAATGCGCTCGTCTCCGACATCGCGCTCCTGCAGGCGATGGGCATCCAGATCGTGCTCGTCCACGGCTCGCGACCGCAGGTCGAGGAGCAGATGAGCCTGCACGGCGTGGAGTCGGAGTTCTCGCACGGCATGCGCATCACCGACGCGCGCGCGCTCGAATCCGCGAAGGAAGCCGCCGGCGAAGTGCGACTCGACATCGAGGCGGCGATCAGCCAGGGCTTGCCGAACACGCCGATGGCGCACGCGCACATCAGCGTCGTGTCGGGCAACTTCGTGACGGCGCGGCCGGTCGGCATTCTGGACGGCGTCGACTTCGCGCATACGGGCGTCGTGCGCAAGATCGACGCCGATTCGATCCGCCATTCGCTCGCGAGCCGCAAGCTCGTGCTGCTTTCGCCGCTCGGCTTCTCGCCCACCGGCGAAGCGTTCAATCTGGCGATGGAAGACGTCGCGTCGGCAGCGGCGATTGCGCTGCGCGCCGACAAGATCGTGTTCCTCACCGAAACGCCCGGCCTGATGGACGAAAGCGGGTCGCTCATCCGAGAGCTCTCGCTCGACGACGCCTACAAGCTGCACGAAAGCGGCGAGCTGCAAGGCGACGAGGCCTTCTATCTGAAGCACTCCATCCGCGCCTGCCGTGGCGGCGTGGCGCGGGCGCACATCGTGCCGTACGCGCTCGACGGCAGCCTGCTGCTCGAACTGTTCCTGCACGATGGCGTCGGCACGATGATCTCGTACGAGAACCTCGAAAGCCTGCGCGAAGCGACCCCGGACGACGTCGGCGGTATCCTGACGCTGATCGAGCCGCTCGAATCGGACGGCACGCTGGTGCGGCGCGGTCGCCACCAGATCGAACGCGACATCGATCACTTTTCGGTCATCGAGCACGATGGCGTGCTGTTTGGCTGTGCGGCGCTCTATCCGTACACGCAGGAGCGCATCGGCGAAATGGCGTGCCTGACGGTTGCGCCGGAAGCACAAGGCTCCGGTGACGGCGAACGGCTCTTGAAGCGCATCGAACAGCGCGCCCGGGCGCGCGGCCTCACGCGCATCTTCGTGCTGACGACGCGCACTGAACACTGGTTCCTGAAGCGCGGCTTTGTAAAGGCAACGGTCGACGACCTGCCCGAAGACCGCCGCCGTCTCTATAACTGGCAGCGCAAGTCGCTCGTGCTGATGAAACAGCTCTGA